One Xenopus tropicalis strain Nigerian chromosome 8, UCB_Xtro_10.0, whole genome shotgun sequence genomic window carries:
- the qpctl gene encoding glutaminyl-peptide cyclotransferase-like protein has product MAPRRSGSNLRSPVGQPASETWPRKSRSLFVLGAGVLIGAGILLWENWEVSGKVRENGRKETRSGREIVPKAMSISHIRQIVSKVNSDRLWSSFLKPMLIERPPGSEGNVMVRELISTHLQTLSSGWTVDLDLFDAVTPRGSLSFGSVVATLDPYAPQRLVLACHLDSKWFLPDRRGRPFIGATDSAVPCSLILEAVTALDSELRKLKDRGSTLTLQLFFLDGEEALAEWTATDSLYGARHLAQRLEKSKLPGGDGNHLSAIALFVLLDLLGAPDLLILNHFSETRSHFLRLCTIEKRLHNLGLLQSHPSEHTYFRPDLYYGPVEDDHIPFLRKGVPILHVISTPFPAVWHTHDDTEENLHRPTVINLCHILVTFLSETFAF; this is encoded by the exons ATGGCTCCCCGCCGGTCTGGCAGTAATCTTCGTTCACCTGTGGGGCAGCCGGCTTCAGAGACGTGGCCCCGGAAGTCTCGGTCTCTATTTGTGCTAGGGGCAGGGGTCCTGATTGGTGCTGGGATACTGCTGTGGGAAAATTGGGAAGTAAGCGGCAAAGTGAGAGAGAATGGAAGAAAAGAAACAAGAAGCGGTAGGGAG attgtgCCTAAGGCAATGTCCATTAGTCATATCAGACAAATTGTCTCCAAGGTGAATTCAGATCGTCTGTGGTCATCCTTCTTAAAGCCAATGCTAATTGAAAGACCACCTGGAAGTGAAGGAAACGTTATGGTCAGAGAG ctcATATCAACTCACTTGCAGACTTTGTCTTCTGGTTGGACAGTTGACCTAGATCTGTTTGATGCAGTTACGCCTCGTGGATCATTGTCTTTTGGAAGTGTGGTGGCTACTCTGGATCCCTATGCCCCTCAACGCCTTGTCCTTGCATGTCATCTAGACTCAAAGTGGTTTCTTCCAGATAGGAGAGGTCGTCCATTCATTGGGGCTACTGACTCAGCTGTGCCATGCTCTTTGATCCTTGAAGCTGTCACAGCACTAGACAGCGAACTCCGGAAACTTAAGGACAGG GGTTCCACGCTCACCTTACAGTTGTTTTTCTTGGATGGGGAGGAGGCACTAGCTGAATGGACAGCAACCGATTCATTGTATGGGGCACGGCATTTAGCACAGCGTCTGGAGAAATCTAAACTACCAGGAGGAGATGGAAACCATCTCAGTGCAATA GCTCTGTTTGTTCTCCTTGACCTGTTGGGAGCCCCAGACCTTCTCATTCTAAATCATTTTAGTGAGACTCGTAGCCACTTTTTGAGACTCTGCACCATTG AGAAACGGTTACATAATCTTGGCCTACTGCAATCACACCCATCTGAGCACACTTACTTCAGACCTGATCTTTATTATGGTCCTGTTGAAGATGATCACATTCCTTTTTTACGGAAAG GTGTTCCAATCCTCCATGTGATTTCCACCCCATTCCCAGCAGTCTGGCACACCCATGATGACACAGAAGAGAATCTTCACCGTCCAACAGTCATCAACCTCTGTCACATCCTTGTCACTTTCCTGAGTGAAACATTTGCTTTTTAA
- the fbxo46 gene encoding F-box only protein 46, giving the protein MDPRVPSPLHLWNPCTFGAYSQTCPTNKVEDGETNKENMKAAEEHVLPSEIPQCHRTGDDRVLLDTWYVIKPGNTKEKVAFFVAYQCSGGGASPCPGGAKVKGRWSAGGSSRAKRRRHALEPDATPSVAEMVALAENRGEEAMSPKPPMVLLTSEEEGEARCRSVAEAVAQYEAEHAEREVRIAFRVAEHPGDPITCDLYQLLSPEPHRVRVLLEKMEKPQAEREEETQATASAAGFHVDLVLTGAVDRCVFYGGEAGETEPIPGQLFFPNVSSTPPPPPPPPPPVPPLCRLYRHVSHDFLEIRFQVQQLLQPRLCLTSLPDHVLLAIFSYLSTRALAAVKCTCKRFRALIEDYGVRPCDSRWSRDPQYRDDPCKQCKRIYRRGDVSLCRWHPKPYHHDLPYGRSYWMCCRRPDRAAPGCQLGLHDNNWVLPGESCRGRGRGNGEGEESR; this is encoded by the coding sequence CTCCCCTCCACCTGTGGAATCCATGCACCTTTGGTGCTTACTCCCAAACTTGTCCTACTAACAAGGTTGAAGATGGTGAGACCAATAAAGAAAACATGAAAGCAGCAGAGGAACATGTCTTGCCTTCTGAAATTCCTCAGTGTCATAGAACAGGTGATGACCGTGTCTTGTTGGATACCTGGTATGTGATCAAGCCCGGAAATACCAAGGAAAAGGTGGCCTTTTTTGTAGCCTACCAGTGctcagggggtggagcttcaccaTGTCCTGGGGGAGCTAAAGTCAAAGGTCGCTGGAGTGCAGGTGGCAGCTCTAGAGCTAAGAGAAGACGCCATGCCCTTGAACCAGATGCTACTCCCTCTGTAGCAGAAATGGTTGCTTTGGCTGAGAATCGTGGAGAAGAGGCAATGTCCCCCAAACCTCCTATGGTGCTATTGACTTCCGAGGAAGAAGGAGAGGCCCGATGCCGCAGTGTTGCAGAGGCAGTGGCACAGTATGAAGCAGAGCATGCAGAGCGTGAGGTTCGAATTGCCTTCCGTGTGGCTGAGCACCCTGGTGACCCCATAACTTGTGATCTTTACCAGCTGCTCAGTCCTGAACCACACCGTGTCCGTGTTCTTCTAGAAAAGATGGAGAAGCCACAAGCAGAGAGGGAAGAGGAGACTCAAGCCACTGCTTCCGCTGCGGGATTCCACGTTGACCTGGTTCTCACAGGAGCTGTGGATCGATGTGTTTTTTATGGAGGAGAGGCAGGAGAAACCGAGCCAATTCCTGGTCAGCTTTTTTTCCCAAATGTATCATCTACACCTCCGCCACCCCCTCCACCTCCGCCACCTGTCCCACCACTCTGCCGCCTTTACCGCCATGTCTCCCATGATTTCTTAGAGATACGCTTTCAGGTTCAGCAGCTATTACAGCCACGGCTTTGTCTCACGTCCTTGCCTGACCATGTCCTCCTAGCTATTTTCAGCTACCTGTCTACAAGAGCCCTAGCAGCTGTCAAGTGTACATGTAAGCGTTTTCGTGCACTGATAGAGGACTATGGGGTGCGACCATGTGATTCACGTTGGAGTCGTGACCCCCAGTATCGCGATGACCCCTGCAAACAGTGCAAAAGGATATATCGGAGGGGAGATGTGTCATTGTGCAGGTGGCACCCAAAGCCTTACCATCATGATTTGCCCTATGGACGATCATATTGGATGTGTTGTCGACGGCCAGACAGAGCAGCTCCTGGCTGCCAGCTGGGACTACATGACAATAATTGGGTGCTACCAGGAGAGAGCTGTAGAGGGAGAGGAAGAGGAAATGGGGAAGGGGAAGAAAGCAGGTGA